One Exiguobacterium acetylicum DNA segment encodes these proteins:
- the dcm gene encoding DNA (cytosine-5-)-methyltransferase, with product METRKRLNTIELFAGVGGFRVGLEKANEDLFKVVWGNQWEPSRKAQDAFECYASNFDEGIHSNEDITTVTDEAFRNLDAQIVVGGFPCQDYSVARSLSGEKGIQGKKGVLFWEIKRIIEATAPRYVLLENVDRLLKSPAKQRGRDFAVMLATFRDLGYKVEWRVLNAAEYGMAQRRRRVFIFATRDDSGFSKELESYTADDILFEKGFFAPVFPVKPEVIKNRRLEGMLPDDIVEISDTFSANFHNSGYMHDGRFHSIHTEPVFEKPTPLRDILQPEETVPEKFYLKDSAIEKFNFLRGAKKIERTSADGHKYIYAEGGMSEIDDLDKPGRTMLTSEGTTNRSSHVVEVDGRRRFLTPLECERLNGFPDNWTSTMSDRMRYFCMGNALVVGLIERMGWRIEQIEDRHPVPVPAQESFYINNN from the coding sequence ATGGAAACAAGAAAAAGGCTCAACACAATCGAGCTATTCGCAGGGGTCGGCGGCTTCCGCGTCGGGCTCGAGAAGGCGAACGAGGACCTCTTCAAGGTCGTATGGGGGAACCAGTGGGAGCCCTCACGCAAGGCACAGGATGCCTTCGAGTGCTATGCGTCGAACTTCGATGAAGGGATTCACTCCAACGAGGACATCACAACCGTGACGGACGAGGCATTCCGTAACCTGGACGCACAGATCGTGGTCGGTGGGTTCCCGTGTCAGGACTACTCGGTCGCACGCAGCCTGTCGGGCGAGAAGGGGATACAAGGCAAGAAGGGTGTCCTCTTCTGGGAAATCAAGCGCATCATCGAGGCGACGGCACCGCGCTATGTCCTCCTCGAGAACGTCGATCGTCTTCTGAAGTCACCGGCGAAACAACGTGGTCGTGACTTCGCGGTCATGCTGGCGACGTTCCGTGACCTCGGATATAAGGTCGAATGGCGTGTCCTCAACGCCGCGGAATATGGAATGGCGCAACGTCGTAGACGCGTGTTCATCTTCGCGACGCGTGACGACTCCGGATTCTCCAAGGAACTCGAGTCCTATACGGCGGACGACATCCTGTTCGAGAAGGGCTTCTTCGCACCGGTCTTCCCGGTCAAGCCGGAGGTCATCAAGAACCGCCGACTCGAAGGGATGCTCCCGGACGACATCGTCGAGATTTCCGACACGTTCTCTGCGAACTTCCACAACTCGGGCTACATGCATGATGGTCGCTTCCACTCCATCCATACGGAGCCGGTCTTCGAGAAGCCGACCCCGCTGCGGGACATCCTGCAGCCGGAGGAGACGGTGCCTGAGAAGTTCTATCTCAAGGACTCCGCGATTGAGAAGTTCAACTTCTTGCGTGGCGCGAAGAAAATCGAGCGGACGTCGGCGGACGGCCACAAGTACATCTACGCCGAGGGTGGCATGTCGGAAATCGATGACCTCGACAAGCCGGGTCGTACGATGCTGACGAGCGAGGGGACGACGAACCGTAGCTCGCACGTGGTCGAGGTCGATGGCCGCCGGCGATTCCTGACGCCGCTCGAGTGCGAGCGCCTGAACGGATTCCCGGACAACTGGACGAGCACGATGAGTGACCGGATGCGCTATTTCTGCATGGGGAACGCACTGGTCGTCGGTCTCATCGAACGGATGGGTTGGCGCATCGAGCAGATCGAGGACAGACACCCGGTACCGGTGCCTGCACAGGAATCCTTCTACATCAACAACAACTGA
- a CDS encoding sigma factor-like helix-turn-helix DNA-binding protein, with protein MKDGYTLEDFIEWDEELVGGIRANVKEKLHGLFLDAKEEDLSIMEEKKSLYRLVLVDGGVSENIVRNLLHPSGIRYEHLTTIDYETFRRLTGGGERKAIFIKLMKAFENDGGVRDESYDTGIIQTRKLGKRLVNQIEKDLTSVYDEMPDQSIPGDWVEKTGLQEHEVSAGLERLAQNGLVHIREEQVSKRTRHLEEALSSIPETSRTIMEQRLKGMTLQEIGDINNVTRERIRQILEKVVSGIPLTHIIEARRMRYLFESYELDPVFFETVLGERKETYHFLSEKCSKGTSSKRKIYSFLQSEQRQRMLVSEGLYEDVLGNASPLSKKGLVEKYFFLEGREVKHVTEHHRRYLSFLEEELRNQEEVIRHYMISERAFEGIADRIESCLQSSKRRVRYFDVKPILEEENTFRELFRLDPGIYNMRIIYERHAHYFLALDIRDYFELHNIVKDNLHIETVQTRRMPEFSVGVTSKLDWLIGLIDEWGPIPLDAFVSMLEERFGLLASSSRSLIQMELSVYLTPRNELVHDITELSTEEESFIKTVLVDDIYTVPELINRHSDVKNFRQLYLNNRNLGMIGYDLRGGFVIRKGFGNAERYFRHFLLTKDYFQTDDSSAVQNTQSFWKVLVNLQQNLDLFRVDDETYMNISVLERAGVSKKEMLDFREKVFEHFSDGRFFSVKNIQEELNHAILGLGFDGIFYESICRYDKRIRFIQFATSIVMYCSKEKKRQVDFIECVVHDGMDIDVLQSDIRRMYGIDIALSKLIEKIRGSDMYYVQELERVFLNRQSFLDMVYGPED; from the coding sequence ATGAAAGATGGCTATACACTAGAAGATTTCATAGAGTGGGATGAGGAACTGGTAGGAGGGATACGGGCGAACGTGAAGGAGAAACTTCACGGCCTATTTCTTGATGCCAAAGAAGAAGATCTCTCAATCATGGAAGAGAAGAAGTCTCTCTACAGACTCGTCTTGGTAGATGGAGGTGTGAGTGAGAACATCGTAAGAAATTTATTGCATCCCTCGGGAATAAGATACGAACATCTAACGACGATTGATTATGAAACATTCAGAAGGCTGACAGGTGGTGGTGAGCGTAAAGCCATCTTCATCAAACTAATGAAGGCATTCGAGAACGATGGTGGTGTCAGGGATGAGTCCTACGATACTGGCATCATACAGACGAGAAAGTTAGGGAAACGATTAGTGAATCAAATCGAAAAAGATTTGACCAGCGTATACGACGAAATGCCAGACCAATCCATACCAGGAGACTGGGTGGAAAAAACGGGATTGCAAGAACACGAGGTCTCTGCGGGATTAGAACGTCTAGCGCAAAACGGTCTAGTCCATATTAGAGAAGAACAAGTGAGCAAGCGAACCAGACACCTAGAAGAAGCCCTATCATCTATACCAGAAACAAGCAGAACTATCATGGAACAGCGTCTGAAAGGGATGACGCTCCAAGAAATAGGTGACATCAACAATGTGACACGTGAAAGAATCAGACAAATTCTAGAAAAAGTCGTCTCTGGCATCCCTCTGACACACATCATAGAAGCCAGACGGATGAGATATCTATTTGAGAGTTACGAACTTGATCCTGTCTTCTTCGAGACTGTGTTAGGCGAACGAAAAGAAACCTATCATTTCCTTTCTGAAAAGTGTTCGAAAGGTACTTCGTCCAAAAGAAAAATCTATTCTTTCTTACAATCAGAGCAGAGACAGCGGATGCTCGTCAGTGAAGGGCTTTACGAAGACGTTTTGGGAAATGCCTCACCTCTCTCGAAGAAGGGTCTTGTCGAGAAGTATTTTTTTCTAGAAGGACGTGAAGTTAAGCATGTCACTGAGCATCATCGTCGATATCTATCCTTTTTAGAAGAAGAACTTAGAAACCAAGAGGAAGTAATTAGACACTACATGATTTCGGAAAGGGCATTTGAAGGAATTGCTGACAGGATAGAAAGTTGTTTGCAATCCTCGAAAAGAAGGGTCCGGTATTTTGATGTTAAGCCTATTCTCGAGGAGGAGAACACATTCCGAGAGTTGTTTCGACTGGATCCCGGTATCTATAACATGCGTATTATTTATGAGCGCCATGCTCACTATTTCCTCGCTCTCGATATCCGAGACTACTTCGAACTCCATAACATCGTAAAAGACAACCTCCACATAGAGACGGTTCAGACTAGACGTATGCCAGAGTTCAGTGTCGGTGTGACGAGCAAACTAGATTGGTTAATAGGTCTCATCGATGAATGGGGTCCAATACCTCTCGATGCATTCGTATCGATGTTAGAGGAAAGATTCGGTCTTCTTGCCTCTTCGTCGAGAAGTTTGATACAGATGGAGTTGTCAGTCTATCTAACTCCACGTAACGAACTTGTACATGATATTACCGAGTTGAGTACGGAGGAAGAATCATTCATCAAGACCGTTCTGGTCGACGATATCTATACGGTGCCAGAGTTGATCAATCGACATTCCGACGTAAAGAATTTCCGTCAACTATATCTGAATAACCGAAATCTTGGCATGATCGGCTATGATTTACGAGGTGGATTCGTGATAAGGAAAGGTTTTGGGAATGCTGAAAGGTACTTCCGTCACTTTTTGTTGACGAAGGATTATTTCCAGACCGATGACTCTTCAGCAGTACAAAATACACAATCATTCTGGAAGGTTCTTGTCAATCTTCAGCAGAATCTTGATTTGTTCCGAGTGGACGACGAGACGTACATGAACATTTCGGTCCTTGAACGTGCGGGTGTCAGTAAAAAAGAGATGTTGGATTTTCGGGAAAAAGTTTTTGAACACTTTTCTGACGGTCGGTTCTTCTCCGTCAAGAACATACAAGAAGAATTGAATCATGCCATCCTAGGTCTCGGGTTCGATGGTATTTTCTATGAGAGTATCTGTCGGTACGACAAACGAATACGTTTCATTCAGTTCGCGACATCCATCGTGATGTATTGTTCGAAAGAAAAAAAGAGACAGGTGGACTTCATCGAATGCGTCGTACATGACGGAATGGATATCGACGTCCTACAATCAGACATCCGTAGAATGTACGGTATCGATATCGCATTGTCAAAATTAATTGAAAAAATAAGAGGCTCTGATATGTACTATGTTCAAGAGCTGGAGCGAGTGTTCTTGAATAGGCAAAGTTTCTTGGACATGGTATATGGACCAGAGGATTAA
- a CDS encoding HNH endonuclease, translating into MNRIVPQDLIPGKVYPAGTDSTSHFANEPLSRLFRFGDGLRGLGNQGGIRRSMVEGRDGAPREEAFTVILDTGKQSEWRNEYDPTSGILVYYGDNQTPGKDFRETKQRGNETFLKYFDRAYSVEESHHAPFFYFERVGNNDVRYVGIALPYVEGMTRGVALRRQQFHHQGAGASYENLVARFTVLPLAVSGEWLVDLKTGIIGGPNEPEAWRAFRDDRSIISSDDDALDDPAVEDFSRPPRLHEGARTTMYRLSQSRFRESLLRRSSCCELCGLAVRELLVASHILPWAHSDDRQKDDPDNGLVLCDMHDGLFDKGFISFDEEGRILLTSRLDANSRRLVGIREDMTIRMWPGREVYMRHHRARFEDPLR; encoded by the coding sequence ATGAACCGTATCGTCCCGCAGGACCTCATACCAGGTAAGGTCTATCCGGCAGGGACGGATTCAACCTCCCACTTCGCGAACGAACCCTTGAGCCGTCTGTTCCGTTTCGGGGACGGACTCCGCGGACTCGGCAACCAAGGGGGCATCCGTCGTTCGATGGTCGAAGGACGGGATGGTGCCCCACGGGAGGAGGCGTTCACGGTCATCCTCGACACCGGAAAACAATCCGAATGGAGGAACGAATACGACCCCACCAGCGGCATTCTCGTCTATTATGGGGATAACCAGACCCCTGGCAAGGACTTCCGTGAAACGAAGCAACGTGGGAACGAGACCTTCCTGAAGTATTTTGACCGTGCGTATTCCGTTGAGGAGAGCCATCATGCTCCGTTCTTCTACTTCGAGCGTGTCGGTAACAACGATGTACGCTATGTCGGAATCGCCCTGCCTTATGTGGAGGGAATGACGCGTGGCGTGGCGCTCCGTCGTCAGCAATTCCATCATCAGGGTGCAGGCGCGTCATATGAGAACCTCGTCGCACGCTTCACCGTCCTCCCGCTCGCCGTCTCGGGCGAATGGCTCGTCGACTTGAAGACGGGAATCATCGGTGGTCCGAACGAGCCTGAAGCCTGGCGCGCGTTCCGCGACGATCGTTCCATCATATCATCGGATGACGATGCTTTGGACGACCCGGCAGTCGAAGATTTTTCCCGACCACCGCGCCTCCACGAAGGTGCGAGGACGACGATGTATCGCCTCTCCCAGTCGCGCTTCCGGGAGTCGCTCCTCAGACGCAGCTCTTGTTGTGAGCTATGCGGACTCGCGGTACGAGAGCTCCTCGTCGCGAGCCACATCCTTCCCTGGGCGCATTCGGATGACCGACAGAAGGATGATCCCGACAACGGACTCGTCCTCTGTGACATGCATGACGGCCTGTTCGATAAGGGGTTCATCTCGTTCGATGAGGAGGGGAGAATCCTCTTGACCTCAAGGCTCGACGCGAACAGTCGGCGCCTCGTCGGTATCCGGGAGGACATGACCATCCGGATGTGGCCAGGACGCGAGGTCTACATGCGACATCATCGTGCACGCTTCGAGGACCCACTCCGATGA
- a CDS encoding very short patch repair endonuclease, producing MRHALWHRGLRYRKNYRRLLGTPDIAFPAQRLVVFLDSCFWHGCPAHYKEPKSNVEFWRNKIKRNRERDKEQTEHYLCQGWTVLRYWEHEVNDDFDRVIDEIDKTYHALLGSGADVQEARLETYLEEEVDVDDPCD from the coding sequence GTGCGACATGCACTATGGCATCGAGGACTCAGATACCGTAAGAACTATCGACGACTACTCGGAACGCCAGACATCGCCTTCCCGGCACAGCGTCTCGTCGTGTTCCTGGATTCGTGCTTCTGGCACGGCTGTCCGGCACATTATAAGGAGCCGAAGAGCAACGTCGAGTTCTGGCGCAACAAAATCAAGCGGAACCGCGAGCGGGACAAGGAGCAGACGGAGCACTATCTCTGTCAAGGATGGACCGTACTGCGTTACTGGGAGCATGAGGTGAACGACGATTTCGACCGGGTAATTGACGAAATCGATAAGACGTATCATGCACTCCTCGGTTCGGGGGCGGACGTCCAGGAGGCAAGACTCGAGACGTACCTCGAGGAAGAGGTGGACGTGGATGATCCATGCGATTGA